A stretch of Carya illinoinensis cultivar Pawnee chromosome 14, C.illinoinensisPawnee_v1, whole genome shotgun sequence DNA encodes these proteins:
- the LOC122295165 gene encoding probable CoA ligase CCL12: MKSISETAAISVAPVNGGPEQLVVFVVLKKGFNAEPDKLKTTFSRAIQSNLNPLFKVNYVKIAPEFPRTASNKLLRRVLRDQMKHEISVRSRI, encoded by the exons ATGAAAAGCATCTCAGAGACTGCTGCAATCAGTGTTGCACCAGTAAATGGTGGTCCAGAACAGCTGGTTGTATTTGTAGTATTAAAGAAAGGGTTTAATGCTGAACCTGACAAGCTGAAGACTACATTCTCAAGGGCCATCCAGAGCAACCTCAATCCTTTGTTCAAG GTGAATTATGTTAAGATTGCTCCGGAGTTTCCCAGAACAGCTTCTAATAAGTTACTGAGAAGGGTGCTGAGGGACCAAATGAAGCACGAGATTTCAGTTCGGAGTAGAATTTAG